In Pseudothermotoga hypogea DSM 11164 = NBRC 106472, the following are encoded in one genomic region:
- a CDS encoding HD domain-containing phosphohydrolase: MKTHVQIGVRVLENNRTLVDRRALQTAINIVADHHERWDGTGILPEKR; the protein is encoded by the coding sequence ATGAAGACACACGTTCAGATCGGCGTGAGAGTTTTGGAAAACAATAGAACCCTTGTCGATAGGCGGGCTTTGCAGACGGCGATCAACATCGTTGCGGACCACCACGAACGTTGGGATGGAACTGGTATCCTGCCAGAAAAAAGGTGA
- a CDS encoding diguanylate cyclase gives MKQLELLKYYSKVLFLSTLAFLGLFLLFRWALNAHGVQLLSWQVLSDENRLFQAQNVTAPFYKLLRKPSTVILTTTVEKTSKPLYLYLPQVSGSFWAVYSNDHLIGSMGFRNDRTGHFWYKPFLLEVPANTESITIELSGIYELGLDIVPRLIEEKERFRFSVLNFLCDNFLNISMGLCVTLFLVLYLVSRSMPQNKRRSNRLFAISTLLAALWMLDLITLSSMYSVGGMLLLRKIFVTSAYFGFACLFTAVSLGFFEKLSRIDLAMIFLNLSAAIVLWFAPDNYTFKLTTSRFGLVLLLNAFHIGYKIFHSYSKILFGFSFFFVLTVAFDAFILLFNVKFKLLSNFGVVSLFFGFSYNLVLEYREMMVQATVSHMRSLVDPLTGAYNRGILVETAFNEKDCFVYLDLNSFKQINDTHGHEVGDKILVLLVNTIRAKIKQNDIVVRMGGDEFLVIVRDCDPVSVKKLFDEALVEFQNSHELKPTFSYGIKRFEGSYQQTLRAVDTEMYRMKAEFKRS, from the coding sequence GTGAAGCAACTGGAGCTTCTAAAATACTACTCAAAGGTGCTGTTTCTCTCAACCTTAGCCTTCTTAGGACTGTTTTTACTCTTCAGATGGGCTCTGAATGCGCATGGTGTTCAGCTACTCTCTTGGCAGGTTCTGAGTGACGAGAATCGTCTTTTTCAAGCTCAGAACGTTACAGCACCTTTCTACAAGCTGTTGCGAAAACCTTCCACTGTGATTCTCACGACTACAGTCGAGAAAACCTCAAAACCGCTCTATCTTTATCTGCCACAAGTGAGCGGATCATTCTGGGCTGTTTATTCAAACGATCATCTGATCGGCTCGATGGGTTTCAGAAACGATAGGACCGGGCATTTTTGGTATAAACCCTTTTTGTTGGAAGTGCCAGCCAATACAGAAAGCATAACGATCGAGTTGAGCGGTATCTACGAACTTGGTTTGGATATAGTGCCACGTCTGATCGAAGAAAAAGAAAGATTTAGATTCAGTGTCCTGAACTTCTTGTGTGATAATTTCTTGAATATCAGCATGGGCTTATGTGTCACTCTTTTTCTGGTGCTTTACCTCGTTTCTCGTAGTATGCCTCAAAACAAACGAAGATCGAACCGACTATTCGCTATATCAACGTTGCTTGCAGCTTTATGGATGCTTGATTTGATCACTCTCTCCTCGATGTACAGCGTCGGTGGGATGCTTCTTTTAAGAAAGATTTTTGTGACCTCGGCTTATTTTGGCTTTGCCTGTCTTTTTACAGCAGTTAGTTTGGGATTCTTCGAGAAATTGTCCCGCATTGATCTTGCAATGATTTTTCTCAACCTTTCGGCTGCGATCGTTCTATGGTTTGCACCAGACAACTACACGTTCAAGCTCACAACATCAAGATTCGGGCTGGTACTGCTCTTAAATGCTTTCCACATTGGCTACAAGATTTTCCATAGTTACTCGAAGATTCTGTTTGGATTTTCGTTCTTCTTCGTTTTGACCGTCGCATTCGACGCGTTCATACTTTTGTTCAACGTGAAATTCAAACTCCTATCAAACTTTGGTGTTGTGTCGCTCTTTTTCGGCTTTTCCTACAATCTGGTCCTCGAATACAGAGAAATGATGGTCCAAGCGACCGTTTCACACATGAGGAGTCTGGTGGATCCATTGACGGGTGCCTACAACAGAGGCATATTGGTTGAAACTGCCTTCAATGAAAAAGATTGCTTCGTCTATCTTGATCTGAATTCTTTCAAGCAGATAAACGACACACATGGACACGAAGTTGGTGACAAGATCTTGGTCTTACTCGTCAACACGATAAGAGCGAAGATAAAACAAAACGACATCGTGGTGCGCATGGGTGGCGACGAGTTCTTGGTGATTGTGAGGGACTGTGATCCTGTGAGTGTGAAGAAATTGTTCGATGAGGCCCTCGTTGAGTTCCAGAACTCACATGAGTTGAAACCCACGTTTTCGTACGGGATCAAGAGATTTGAAGGCTCCTACCAGCAAACTCTGCGTGCCGTTGACACAGAGATGTATAGAATGAAGGCAGAGTTCAAAAGGTCCTGA
- a CDS encoding FtsX-like permease family protein: MRFKSTFVLIVGMSIPAMLLVGGLSLNDTVANWVNRSLKENFGPADVYVENPRNNIFVRLTLDQQTVDAIKAGQDVLAILPVSESLVRLKHNDKTIDCLAMGVRSEDLSNFVGKEINIPPWSVIVSRDLAEALNIKQNDIVSINMTGQASEFKVVQIGEEGFLNFKGDHLQLPGVIFMNVDELTGVVGFPTRVYLHIGGKIEEHEAFVNNLRQQVRVSAVAMKSRLLNSPVNKALGYLTIAFGGFSILASLILVYLFVQSFLDERNTTLVTLRILGFKSSHVLLLLILEGFAYFLVSGLFGASVGMLLAQFLLERLKNFSSAMMSGTLWLSKLELRVSFLSILTGVLGGLAMPLMIFVLKARKIVSGPAVRLLRFEEEGQFSLKKSSIRYVGLATTMLAILLMFLYPRFSIALILLAVIGVLIAFPSSYLGIFLATGLFAYVIWFRPADLTSWDVLQRGGAFFLASWLLFFSLLTLLRKLFSRSAFEGSVSTFVALSYVQRNKRNSFIIALMFSLIVFVVILTLVIPYNLRMFVSEQLETGIFGYNFMVVQNPLKLIFTRTELEIAEGIEKYARVYVAQLNNDPIAFVDENFLRDALVKSIKNNEWRKILLETGTIAVGVLGDESVPEQINGRIRPLFGLGGSENLTFQIIGKFDLRQILVPIKYVASINSMPKNVKLVPVLLAKVDEQNVSKVKDFYSERFDFPMHIAEELNRMFSGIDFLIKTGLILLYFGLLSGLCGVVFHTMRSIVVRRRLTAVLKAIGMTNKSVGLAFIVENVAMASLGILVGVFAAVLFSKDVMDQIFSMIGSGQFVFPGWNVLSFMAGLYVIVTVTIALPVILNKANPAESLRTQD, from the coding sequence ATGCGTTTCAAATCGACTTTTGTGCTGATAGTCGGTATGAGCATTCCCGCGATGTTGTTGGTGGGTGGTTTATCGCTGAACGACACCGTCGCGAACTGGGTGAATAGGAGCTTGAAGGAAAACTTCGGACCCGCAGATGTGTACGTGGAAAATCCGAGGAACAACATCTTCGTGAGGTTGACGCTCGATCAACAGACGGTAGATGCGATCAAAGCGGGACAAGATGTCTTGGCGATCCTCCCAGTTTCAGAATCGCTCGTCCGGCTGAAACACAACGACAAAACGATCGACTGTCTCGCAATGGGTGTGAGATCTGAAGATCTCAGTAATTTCGTGGGAAAAGAGATCAACATTCCTCCATGGAGCGTGATAGTTTCAAGGGATCTCGCGGAAGCTTTGAATATCAAACAAAATGACATCGTTTCAATCAACATGACGGGTCAAGCCAGTGAGTTCAAAGTGGTTCAGATAGGTGAGGAAGGTTTCCTCAACTTCAAAGGAGATCACCTTCAGCTGCCCGGCGTCATTTTCATGAACGTAGACGAATTGACTGGAGTCGTGGGTTTTCCAACGCGCGTGTACCTTCACATAGGCGGAAAGATTGAAGAGCACGAAGCTTTCGTCAACAATTTGAGACAGCAGGTTAGAGTCTCCGCTGTCGCCATGAAATCGAGGCTTCTGAATTCGCCTGTCAACAAGGCTCTCGGCTATCTGACGATCGCCTTCGGTGGTTTTTCGATACTGGCCTCTCTGATCTTGGTCTATCTCTTCGTGCAAAGCTTTTTGGATGAACGCAACACGACGCTCGTCACGTTGAGAATCCTCGGTTTTAAATCTTCCCACGTCCTTCTCCTCTTGATCTTGGAGGGATTCGCTTACTTTTTGGTCTCTGGCTTGTTCGGTGCGAGCGTTGGGATGTTGTTGGCTCAATTTCTGCTCGAGAGGTTGAAGAATTTTTCAAGCGCTATGATGAGTGGTACGCTCTGGCTGTCGAAGCTGGAGCTACGAGTGTCGTTCTTGTCGATCTTGACGGGTGTTCTCGGCGGATTAGCGATGCCTCTGATGATATTCGTTCTGAAGGCCAGAAAGATCGTCTCGGGTCCAGCCGTTCGCTTGCTCCGCTTTGAGGAAGAGGGTCAGTTCTCTTTAAAGAAATCCAGCATAAGATATGTTGGGTTAGCCACAACCATGCTTGCGATTCTTTTGATGTTCTTATATCCGAGATTTTCCATCGCATTGATCTTATTGGCCGTTATAGGTGTTCTCATAGCTTTTCCTTCTTCTTATCTTGGAATCTTTCTCGCAACAGGGCTTTTCGCCTACGTGATTTGGTTCCGGCCAGCCGACCTAACAAGTTGGGACGTTCTTCAAAGGGGTGGAGCTTTCTTTTTGGCGAGCTGGCTTCTTTTTTTCTCGCTCCTTACGCTGTTGAGGAAGCTTTTTTCAAGATCGGCCTTCGAAGGTTCCGTCTCAACGTTCGTGGCACTTTCTTACGTACAGAGGAACAAGAGAAACAGCTTCATCATCGCACTGATGTTCAGCCTGATCGTTTTCGTGGTGATATTGACCTTGGTGATTCCCTACAATCTGCGAATGTTCGTCAGCGAGCAACTCGAAACGGGCATCTTCGGTTACAACTTCATGGTTGTGCAGAATCCCTTGAAGCTGATCTTCACAAGGACTGAACTTGAGATAGCGGAAGGGATCGAGAAATATGCGAGAGTATACGTGGCGCAGCTGAACAACGATCCGATAGCGTTCGTGGATGAGAACTTCCTGAGGGATGCGCTGGTGAAGAGTATAAAGAACAACGAATGGAGGAAGATCCTGCTCGAGACTGGAACAATCGCGGTGGGCGTACTCGGGGACGAATCCGTCCCAGAGCAGATCAACGGTAGAATTCGTCCACTTTTTGGCCTTGGTGGATCGGAAAACTTGACTTTCCAAATCATAGGCAAATTCGATCTCAGGCAGATCCTGGTGCCGATCAAATACGTCGCATCGATCAACAGCATGCCCAAGAACGTGAAGTTGGTACCCGTTCTGCTCGCCAAGGTCGATGAACAAAACGTATCGAAGGTCAAGGACTTCTACAGCGAAAGGTTCGACTTTCCCATGCACATAGCCGAAGAGTTGAATCGTATGTTTTCCGGTATCGATTTTCTTATAAAGACGGGATTGATCTTGCTTTACTTCGGACTGTTGAGTGGACTCTGCGGTGTCGTTTTCCACACGATGAGGAGTATCGTGGTGAGAAGGAGACTGACCGCAGTCCTGAAAGCCATTGGAATGACGAACAAGAGTGTCGGGCTTGCGTTCATCGTAGAGAACGTTGCCATGGCGTCACTCGGGATTCTCGTAGGCGTGTTCGCCGCAGTTTTGTTCTCGAAGGACGTGATGGACCAGATATTTTCAATGATCGGATCTGGACAGTTCGTTTTCCCTGGTTGGAATGTACTCAGTTTCATGGCAGGACTCTATGTGATCGTGACTGTTACGATCGCTCTACCAGTAATCCTCAATAAAGCAAACCCAGCTGAATCTTTGAGAACCCAGGATTAA
- a CDS encoding M16 family metallopeptidase: MKRLLLTVFVLLTLTLLAIEVPTVQYVYHRLPNGLQIYVFEDHTVPLVKVQVWYKVGSIDEEEGRTGSAHLLEHEMFNGTEALEKGEIDELITSVGGQLNAGTYYDYTVYYEIVPSAKLELALAIEADRMRNLKIDPIDFYRELEVVKQERRQRIENNYIQSGWEELQSAAFAGTPLGHFVIGWMEDLNNMTHDYIRSFYEMFYAPNNAIVAISGDVDPQEAIALVEKYFGDYEPMEIKRPIYARTKFEGEKVLRLPRITRYALMLQLYQIPRGDHEDLPAIEALLDIWLNSESSRVVNELYYKRGMILGCGGFTTALRIPGYALVYAFGYKEDDLDQIKAAMDEELRKIAEEGVSEEELEKVKKARLKEIIFGLKDIREFSDVIVLSALRYDDPYLYKKQIETISRLTSEDIQRVARQYFLCKDRYVGYIVPKN, translated from the coding sequence TTGAAGAGGTTGCTCTTGACCGTGTTTGTTCTCCTCACGCTGACACTCTTGGCCATCGAAGTGCCCACAGTTCAGTACGTCTACCACCGGCTTCCAAATGGGTTGCAGATCTACGTCTTCGAAGATCACACCGTTCCACTGGTAAAAGTTCAGGTTTGGTACAAAGTTGGATCGATCGACGAAGAAGAGGGACGAACGGGGTCAGCTCACCTTTTGGAACACGAGATGTTCAACGGTACGGAAGCTCTTGAAAAAGGCGAGATCGACGAGCTCATCACCTCGGTCGGAGGTCAACTCAACGCAGGAACTTACTACGATTACACCGTCTATTACGAAATCGTGCCCTCTGCAAAGCTCGAGCTCGCATTAGCAATAGAAGCGGACAGGATGAGGAATTTGAAGATCGACCCAATTGACTTCTACAGAGAACTGGAGGTCGTCAAACAAGAACGAAGACAGCGAATCGAGAACAACTACATCCAATCTGGCTGGGAAGAGCTTCAAAGCGCCGCTTTCGCCGGGACACCGCTTGGACATTTCGTCATCGGATGGATGGAAGATCTCAACAACATGACGCACGATTACATACGAAGTTTCTACGAGATGTTCTACGCTCCGAACAACGCGATCGTTGCCATATCCGGGGATGTGGATCCTCAGGAAGCCATAGCGCTCGTTGAGAAATACTTCGGTGACTACGAGCCCATGGAGATCAAACGACCAATCTATGCAAGGACGAAGTTCGAGGGAGAGAAGGTTCTCAGACTCCCGAGGATCACGAGGTACGCGCTGATGTTGCAACTGTACCAAATCCCACGTGGTGACCACGAGGATTTACCTGCGATCGAAGCCCTACTCGACATCTGGCTGAACAGTGAAAGCTCAAGGGTGGTTAATGAACTCTACTACAAGAGGGGTATGATCCTGGGCTGTGGAGGCTTCACCACCGCACTGAGGATACCAGGCTACGCCTTGGTCTACGCCTTCGGCTACAAGGAGGATGATCTGGACCAGATAAAAGCGGCGATGGACGAAGAACTAAGAAAGATTGCAGAAGAAGGAGTTTCCGAAGAGGAACTCGAAAAAGTGAAGAAAGCCCGCCTTAAAGAGATCATCTTTGGCTTGAAGGACATACGGGAGTTCTCCGACGTGATCGTTCTCAGCGCTCTGCGATACGACGATCCGTATCTCTACAAGAAACAGATCGAGACCATATCCAGGCTCACCAGTGAAGACATCCAACGCGTCGCGAGACAGTACTTCCTCTGCAAGGATCGATACGTCGGTTACATCGTTCCCAAGAACTGA
- a CDS encoding HD-GYP domain-containing protein, with protein MELVSCQKKGEDISIEGRIVAVADVFDALTNKRPYKNPYPFEESVRIVEENSDKHFDPAVVKAFKDNIDKIYAIYQELIDIEPGEIKLHL; from the coding sequence ATGGAACTGGTATCCTGCCAGAAAAAAGGTGAGGATATCAGTATCGAAGGAAGGATAGTTGCGGTTGCTGACGTTTTCGATGCGCTCACCAACAAAAGACCTTACAAGAATCCGTATCCTTTCGAAGAATCAGTCAGGATCGTCGAAGAAAACAGTGATAAACATTTCGACCCAGCGGTGGTGAAAGCCTTTAAAGACAACATCGACAAGATCTACGCGATATACCAAGAACTCATAGATATCGAACCTGGAGAAATCAAATTGCATCTGTGA
- a CDS encoding M16 family metallopeptidase, whose protein sequence is MKRDVLRKVFVILLVVLSVLVYASKFTPELFKQLAGAKNKIPTIPIPAYERFVLPNGMVCYIAQDKRLPIVEIKGYVRYGILNETPEIAGISAFMLDLMNSATKNRDEFTLAEEKELKGVSISFFAQPDYYQISASALSDDVEALFELLSDELRNPEFRADNFARKQQEYMQSFAQAKTQEQPMARRYFYTAIYGENHPYSFSTNYALLSKVMPTLTPDIVEEFYSKVIVPDRIVLAIAGDFEIEELKNLLLKYFGDWKSPESERFELPKIEHTPPYGKVFVLDRPTSTQAYLMMGYEFFDHRFPERIAFLMANRVYGSGMFNCRLMKSLRTEKGYVYGVSSSMQLYELGGEYYVTTSVKYDAVADTIRSIIEEMKAIKSGEKAIGEDELFEVINLYNAQFPDAYKDTISILDSVVLNAEIRGRSPNYVNEFIQAYNALDAKTANEVFSKYSYPEKFVVVLVGQKDKIVQNLEANGYTNYEVIEFGK, encoded by the coding sequence ATGAAAAGAGACGTTCTGAGAAAAGTTTTTGTTATCCTACTCGTCGTTCTGTCTGTCTTAGTTTACGCATCCAAATTCACACCTGAGCTGTTCAAACAATTGGCGGGTGCGAAGAACAAGATACCCACGATACCTATCCCCGCGTACGAGAGATTCGTTCTACCGAACGGGATGGTGTGTTACATAGCCCAGGATAAGCGTCTGCCAATCGTGGAAATAAAAGGGTACGTAAGGTACGGCATTTTGAATGAAACACCTGAGATCGCTGGAATATCCGCCTTCATGCTCGATCTGATGAACTCAGCGACCAAGAACCGCGACGAGTTCACCCTCGCCGAGGAGAAGGAGCTGAAAGGAGTTTCGATCTCTTTCTTCGCTCAGCCAGATTACTACCAGATTAGTGCCTCTGCTCTATCAGACGATGTGGAAGCCTTGTTTGAACTGCTTTCGGACGAGCTGAGAAATCCAGAATTCAGAGCGGACAACTTCGCCAGAAAACAACAAGAATACATGCAGAGCTTCGCTCAGGCGAAAACTCAAGAGCAACCAATGGCGAGGAGATATTTCTACACAGCAATCTACGGCGAGAACCATCCCTACTCGTTCTCAACGAACTACGCGTTGTTATCGAAAGTCATGCCGACGTTGACGCCAGACATCGTGGAGGAGTTCTACAGCAAAGTCATCGTTCCTGACAGAATCGTTCTGGCGATCGCTGGTGATTTCGAAATAGAAGAGCTCAAGAACCTGCTGTTGAAATACTTTGGCGATTGGAAATCACCCGAGTCCGAAAGGTTTGAGCTACCGAAGATCGAGCACACTCCACCATATGGCAAAGTTTTTGTCCTCGACAGACCGACCTCCACACAGGCATATCTCATGATGGGATACGAGTTCTTCGACCACAGATTCCCAGAGAGAATCGCGTTCTTGATGGCGAACAGGGTCTACGGCAGCGGCATGTTCAACTGCAGGTTGATGAAATCCCTCAGAACAGAGAAAGGCTACGTGTACGGTGTGAGCTCTTCGATGCAACTCTACGAGCTTGGTGGCGAATATTACGTTACAACTTCCGTCAAATACGACGCGGTCGCTGACACCATACGCTCGATCATCGAAGAGATGAAGGCCATCAAGAGTGGAGAAAAAGCGATCGGTGAGGACGAGCTGTTCGAAGTCATAAATCTCTACAACGCACAGTTCCCAGACGCCTACAAGGACACCATATCCATCTTGGACAGCGTCGTGCTGAACGCAGAGATCAGAGGTAGAAGCCCAAACTACGTCAACGAGTTCATTCAAGCCTACAACGCACTGGATGCGAAAACAGCAAACGAGGTCTTTTCCAAATATTCGTATCCCGAGAAATTCGTTGTCGTTTTGGTTGGACAAAAGGATAAAATCGTCCAGAATCTGGAAGCGAATGGATACACAAATTACGAAGTGATTGAGTTCGGTAAGTGA